The Erigeron canadensis isolate Cc75 chromosome 4, C_canadensis_v1, whole genome shotgun sequence genome window below encodes:
- the LOC122597025 gene encoding uncharacterized protein LOC122597025: MGDEGEKTPDSSKNKDKIETSGSNPHSLHPVYTVTNIQHKVRVLDGSKVTYSSWVKLFQLNARGYKVLDHIDGSLPPEETDPNMTSWLEIDAIVLQWIYSTVSDDLLVRILETESTALEAWNRLEKKFLNNKGPRAAALEKAFTNLTLKSMSSLRDYCQKPREISALLADVDQPVSDNRLIIQHVSGLPPEYDVVAAQLHKDLPPWEEAINLLDAEERRQQAHQQVESIVAAAVPDPPPQHSNPPAPRRDNDSRGPNRNNQRRSNSGLWQ, translated from the coding sequence ATGGGCGACGAAGGTGAGAAAACCCCCGATTCCAGCAAAAACAAAGACAAGATTGAAACCTCTGGTTCCAATCCTCACTCTCTACACCCTGTATACACTGTAACAAACATCCAACACAAAGTTCGTGTTTTGGACGGAAGCAAGGTAACCTACTCTTCATGGGTCAAGCTTTTTCAACTAAATGCTCGCGGGTATAAGGTCTTGGACCATATTGATGGCAGCCTACCACCCGAGGAAACAGATCCGAACATGACCTCTTGGCTTGAGATCGATGCCATTGTCCTTCAATGGATATATTCGACTGTTTCCGATGATCTTCTGGTTCGAATTCTTGAAACCGAATCAACCGCACTCGAAGCATGGAACCGactggaaaaaaaatttctcaacaACAAAGGCCCTAGAGCAGCTGCGTTAGAAAAAGCCTTCACTAATCTTACCCTCAAATCCATGTCGTCTCTTCGTGACTATTGTCAAAAACCTCGAGAAATTTCGGCTCTATTAGCCGATGTTGATCAGCCTGTGTCCGATAATCGACTTATCATTCAACATGTCAGCGGTCTTCCGCCTGAATATGACGTCGTTGCTGCTCAACTACACAAGGATCTCCCACCATGGGAAGAAGCAATCAATcttcttgatgctgaagaacgTCGTCAACAGGCCCATCAACAAGTCGAGTCTATTGTAGCTGCTGCTGTCCCTGACCCACCTCCacaacactccaacccacctgCACCTCGGCGTGACAATGACTCACGTGGTCCGAATCGTAACAACCAACGTCGTTCCAACTCAGGATTATGGCAATGA
- the LOC122595517 gene encoding aspartic proteinase oryzasin-1-like, translating to MGNKLGSIAHFLLLFILLCSLALFTPVDGLIRIKLKKIKRNETNHIESALSMHDGDYLDAFIRKYSRRESNLGDYEDSDTVSLTDYRDAQYFGEIGIGTPPQKFTVIFDTGSANLWVPSADCFSSVSCSFHSKYKSSQSSTYKLNGKPATIQYGDGSISGYFGEDTVRVADIVVEDQMFIEAIRESDDEIFSKAKFDGILGLGFKEISVGDAIPVWENMVDQYLVKERVFSFWLSGKSEEGEGGEIVFGGVDPYHYKGMHTYVPVTKTGYWQFYMDDVLIGGESNGFCEGGCSAIIDSGTSLIAGPASVINQINLAIRATGLITDECKNFVSHFGNLGFDMVAQLFKDPKNLCSRGGICSEGGGSSSIGIRSVVDKSNRLSASVQCRACEIILGWLHKELAENQTRESLFSLGRELCTLLPSPVSESTVDCAKLSTMPIVSFKIGGKEFELSPHDYIFKVGKGSVAQCVTGFRALDIPPPGGPLWILGDAFMRRYHTIFDYDFLRVGFAEAA from the exons ATGGGAAATAAGTTGGGCAGCATAGCACATTTCCTTCTGTTGTTCATCCTTTTGTGTAGTCTGGCTCTTTTCACGCCAGTAGACGGCCTTATTAGGATCaaactaaagaaaataaaaagaaatgaaaccAACCATATTGAATCAGCTCTCAGCATGCATGATGGAGATTATTTGGACGCCTTTATAAGGAAATATAGCCGGAGAGAGAGTAACCTTGGGGATTATGAAGACTCTGACACCGTATCACTAACAGACTATAGGGATGCTCAATATTTTGGTGAGATTGGCATTGGCACCCCACCTCAGAAGTTCACTGTGATCTTTGATACTGGTAGTGCCAACTTGTGGGTACCATCAGCAGATTGCTTCTCCTCG GTATCTTGCTCCTTCCACTCGAAATACAAGTCAAGTCAATCAAGCACATACAAACTAAATG GGAAACCAGCTACTATCCAGTACGGTGATGGATCTATATCTGGATACTTTGGTGAAGACACTGTCAGAGTTGCTGATATAGTTGTTGAGGATCAG ATGTTCATAGAGGCAATAAGAGAGTCTGATGATGAGATATTTTCAAAGGCGAAGTTTGATGGTATCCTTGGGCTTGGATTCAAGGAAATCTCTGTTGGCGATGCTATCCCAGTATG GGAGAACATGGTTGATCAATATCTTGTAAAGGAGCGGGTGTTCTCATTTTGGCTGAGCGGAAAATCCGAGGAAGGTGAAGGGGGTGAAATCGTCTTTGGTGGTGTTGATCCATATCACTACAAGGGTATGCATACGTATGTTCCAGTCACAAAAACAGGTTATTGGCAG TTTTACATGGACGATGTTCTTATTGGTGGAGAATCGAATG gATTTTGTGAAGGTGGATGTTCTGCAATTATAGATTCGGGAACTTCATTGATAGCCGGCCCAGCG AGTGTGATCAACCAAATAAATCTTGCCATCAGAGCAACTGGGCTTATTACTGATGAATGTAAGAATTTTGTTAGCCATTTTGGGAACCTGGGATTTGATATGGTTGCACAATTG TTTAAAGACCCGAAGAACCTTTGCTCCAGAGGTGGAATCTGTAGTGAAGGTGGGGGGAGTTCTAG TATTGGCATTAGGAGCGTTGTCGACAAGAGCAATCGTTTATCAGCAAGCGTACAGTGCAGAGCATGTGAGATAATATTGGGATGGTTGCATAAAGAGCTTGCAGAGAACCAGACACGAGAAAGTCTCTTCAGTTTGGGGCGCGAG CTATGCACATTGCTGCCAAGCCCAGTGTCAGAATCTACAGTTGACTGTGCAAAACTTTCTACTATGCCAATTGTTTCGTTTAAAATTGGCGGCAAAGAGTTTGAACTTTCGCCTCATGAT TACATATTTAAGGTTGGCAAGGGTTCTGTTGCACAATGCGTTACTGGTTTCCGTGCTTTGGATATTCCACCTCCGGGTGGCCCACTCTG GATACTCGGTGATGCCTTTATGCGTCGTTACCACACTATATTTGATTATGACTTCCTTAGAGTTGGATTTGCAGAAGCGGCATAA
- the LOC122595771 gene encoding aspartic proteinase-like — translation MGSQLEALAIFLFLSTFICTLVLSTSTNDGLIRIGVKKVKFDDTNRVISDLGLSELDILMESIKKYSYNQSNVNKLGNSQLSDMIALNNYMDAQYIGEIGIGTPPQLFKVIFDTASSNLWIPSSDCLLSVSCYFHSKYQSTLSNTYKADGRPADIHSGDGSISGYISKDNIRVGDLAVEGQEFIEATKEPGFTFLAGKFDGILGLGFKEASVGNAIPVWDNMINQHLVKDPMFSFWLNRKSEEEGGEIVFGGVDPKHYKGRHTYVPVTKKGYWQIDMGDVLIGGGPTGYCENGCSAIVDSGTSLIRGPTSVISAINFAIGANSIVGKVCKQAIGVFANVIFGLLSAAVDPKIICPVVAICPPGKGHDDTPDFYGSMNINSVLDVSAPIRCTICELIVGIMHTALANNASRQVAIGLIGTACSLIPSPVAEPTVDCARIPSLPTISFIIGGKLFELSPDDYIIKIGKGADMQCLSGFTAFDVPPPNGPLWILGDVFMRRYHTVFDYGNMRVGFAEAA, via the exons ATGGGAAGTCAACTGGAAGCCTTGGCAATTTTCCTATTCTTATCAACTTTTATATGTACTCTAGTCCTTTCGACATCAACCAATGATGGTCTTATTAGAATTGGAGTGAAAAAAGTGAAATTTGATGACACCAATCGTGTTATTTCGGACCTTGGTTTAAGTGAACTCGATATTTTGATGGAGTCAATTAAGAAGTACTCGTATAATCAGAGTAATGTAAATAAGCTTGGCAATTCCCAACTGTCTGATATGATTGCATTGAACAACTATATGGATGCACAATATATTGGTGAGATTGGTATTGGCACCCCACCTCAGTTGTTTAAAGTGATCTTTGATACCGCTAGTTCAAACTTGTGGATACCATCGTCGGATTGCTTATTATCC GTATCATGCTATTTTCACTCAAAATACCAATCAACTTTGTCAAACACCTACAAAGCAGATG GGAGGCCTGCTGATATCCATTCTGGTGACGGGTCAATTTCCGGATACATTAGTAAAGACAACATCAGAGTTGGTGATCTAGCCGTTGAGGGTCAG GAATTCATCGAAGCAACAAAAGAGCCTGGTTTTACATTTTTAGCCGGAAAGTTTGATGGTATCCTTGGGCTTGGATTCAAGGAAGCCTCTGTTGGCAATGCTATCCCAGTATG GGACAACATGATCAATCAACATCTAGTTAAAGACCCCATGTTTTCATTTTGGCTTAATCGAAAATCAGAAGAAGAAGGGGGTGAAATCGTGTTTGGTGGCGTTGACCCAAAGCACTATAAGGGTAGGCATACCTACGTTCCAGTCACAAAAAAGGGTTATTGGCAG ATTGATATGGGAGATGTACTTATTGGTGGGGGGCCAACTG GGTATTGTGAGAATGGATGTTCAGCAATTGTAGATTCTGGGACTTCACTGATAAGAGGTCCAACG AGTGTGATCAGTGCGATAAATTTTGCCATTGGGGCGAATTCAATCGTTGGTAAAGTATGCAAGCAGGCAATCGGTGTATTTGCAAATGTTATATTTGGTTTGCTTTCTGCGGCG GTTGATCCAAAGATAATTTGCCCCGTTGTTGCAATATGTCCTCCTGGTAAAGGACATGATGATACGCCAGATTTCTATGG TAGCATGAACATCAACAGTGTTTTAGATGTATCGGCTCCAATAAGGTGCACTATTTGTGAGTTGATAGTTGGTATAATGCATACTGCACTTGCAAATAATGCGTCACGACAAGTGGCTATAGGTCTTATAGGCACC GCATGTAGCTTGATTCCGAGTCCAGTAGCAGAACCGACGGTTGACTGTGCAAGGATTCCTTCCCTACCTACTATTTCATTTATCATTGGCGGCAAATTATTTGAACTTTCGCCTGATGAT TACATAATCAAGATTGGCAAGGGTGCTGATATGCAGTGCCTTAGTGGTTTCACTGCTTTCGACGTCCCTCCTCCCAATGGACCACTTTG GATACTGGGGGATGTATTTATGCGCCGGTACCACACTGTATTTGATTATGGCAATATGAGGGTTGGATTTGCAGAAGCGGCataa